In a single window of the Serratia quinivorans genome:
- the trmB gene encoding tRNA (guanine-N(7)-)-methyltransferase, with translation MINDVISPEFDENGRAMRRIRSFVRRQGRLTKGQQHALDNYWPVMGVEYQAEPVDITALFGRDAPTVLEIGFGMGASLVTMAGHNPQQNFLGIEVHSPGVGACLADATEAELSNLRVMCHDAVEVLENMIPDGSLDMVQLFFPDPWHKARHNKRRIVQTPFVELVRRKLKVGGVFHMATDWQPYAEHMLEVMNGISGYRNLSSDNDYVPRPDSRPLTKFELRGQRLGHGVWDLMFERKE, from the coding sequence ATGATTAATGACGTCATCTCCCCAGAATTTGATGAGAACGGCCGTGCGATGCGCCGTATCCGCAGTTTTGTTCGCCGCCAGGGGCGGTTGACCAAAGGCCAGCAGCACGCGCTGGACAACTATTGGCCGGTGATGGGCGTGGAGTATCAGGCTGAACCTGTCGATATCACCGCACTGTTTGGGCGCGATGCGCCGACCGTGCTGGAGATCGGTTTTGGCATGGGCGCCTCGCTGGTGACCATGGCGGGCCATAACCCGCAGCAGAATTTCTTGGGGATTGAAGTACACTCGCCGGGCGTGGGTGCCTGCCTGGCCGACGCTACCGAAGCGGAGCTGAGCAACCTGCGCGTGATGTGTCACGATGCGGTTGAGGTGCTGGAGAATATGATCCCGGATGGTTCGCTGGACATGGTGCAGCTGTTCTTCCCCGATCCGTGGCATAAAGCGCGCCACAACAAACGTCGCATCGTACAGACGCCGTTTGTTGAACTGGTGCGCCGCAAATTGAAAGTCGGCGGCGTCTTCCATATGGCCACCGACTGGCAGCCTTACGCAGAACATATGTTAGAGGTTATGAACGGGATCTCAGGCTATCGTAATCTTTCCAGCGATAATGATTACGTGCCGCGTCCGGATTCACGACCACTGACAAAATTTGAATTACGCGGCCAGCGTCTGGGACATGGCGTTTGGGATTTGATGTTTGAGAGGAAAGAATAA
- a CDS encoding Protein of uncharacterised function (DUF3532), producing MSISAKNVSFDETTMWVELSDARIIGVPLAWFPRLLKATDEERARYELSARGIHWEALDEDISVEGLLKGRGDITHRPHHAA from the coding sequence ATGAGTATTTCAGCTAAGAACGTAAGCTTTGATGAGACTACGATGTGGGTTGAATTGAGCGACGCCAGAATTATCGGTGTGCCACTCGCATGGTTCCCCCGGTTGCTCAAAGCTACGGACGAAGAGCGTGCCCGTTATGAGCTGAGTGCCCGTGGTATCCATTGGGAGGCGTTGGATGAAGATATTTCCGTTGAAGGTTTGCTAAAGGGACGGGGTGATATCACCCATCGTCCCCATCATGCCGCCTGA
- the yggU gene encoding Uncharacterised ACR, YggU family COG1872 — MSAVTPVLDGLAIRLYIQPKASRDQIVGLHGDELKVAITAPPVDGQANAHLIKFLAKQFKVAKGNVTIEKGELGRHKQLRIVNPQQIPDVVAALIE, encoded by the coding sequence GTGAGTGCAGTAACCCCGGTGCTGGACGGGCTGGCGATCAGGCTATATATTCAGCCGAAAGCCAGCCGCGACCAGATTGTCGGTTTGCATGGCGACGAACTTAAAGTCGCCATTACCGCCCCGCCGGTAGACGGCCAGGCTAACGCTCATCTGATCAAGTTTCTCGCCAAACAGTTCAAAGTGGCGAAAGGCAACGTCACCATCGAGAAAGGCGAACTGGGGCGGCATAAACAGTTACGCATCGTTAATCCGCAACAGATCCCCGACGTGGTCGCGGCGCTAATCGAATAA
- the rdgB gene encoding dITP/XTP pyrophosphatase, with protein sequence MQKVVLATGNPGKVRELADLLADFGLNVVAQTELGVESAEETGLTFIENAILKARHAAQITGLPAIADDSGLAVDALGGAPGIYSARYAGVDASDRQNLDKLLVALKDVPQGSRGAQFHCVLVYLRHAEDPTPLVFHGSWAGEITDTAAGEGGFGYDPIFYVPELGRTAAELSRDEKRAISHRGKALKLMLEAMRNA encoded by the coding sequence ATGCAAAAAGTCGTTCTTGCCACCGGTAACCCGGGCAAAGTGCGCGAACTCGCCGACCTGCTGGCCGATTTCGGGCTGAATGTGGTCGCACAAACCGAGCTGGGCGTAGAATCTGCCGAGGAAACCGGCCTGACGTTTATCGAAAACGCCATCCTGAAAGCCCGTCACGCGGCGCAAATCACCGGCCTGCCGGCGATCGCCGACGACTCGGGCCTGGCGGTGGACGCCCTGGGCGGTGCGCCGGGCATCTATTCTGCACGCTACGCGGGCGTTGACGCCTCTGACCGGCAAAACCTCGACAAACTGCTGGTGGCACTGAAAGACGTACCGCAAGGCAGCCGTGGCGCTCAGTTCCACTGCGTGCTGGTGTATCTGCGCCACGCCGAAGACCCAACGCCGCTGGTGTTCCACGGCAGCTGGGCCGGTGAAATCACCGACACTGCGGCAGGTGAAGGCGGTTTCGGCTACGATCCGATCTTCTACGTCCCGGAACTGGGCCGCACCGCCGCCGAACTGAGCCGCGACGAAAAACGCGCGATATCGCACCGTGGCAAGGCGCTGAAACTGATGCTGGAAGCCATGCGTAATGCTTAA
- the glsA gene encoding Thermolabile glutaminase — protein sequence MVTTLDNALLEEILQQVRPLIGQGKVADYIPALAEVASDRLAIAVCTVDGEMFQAGNATERFSIQSISKVLSLTLALTRYQEHEIWQRVGKEPSGLPFNSLLQLEMEQGKPRNPFINPGALVVCDMLQTRLSAPKQRMLEVVRQLAGEEDLAYDSRVARSEFEHSDRNAAIAYLMKSFGNFENDVLTVLQTYFHYCALRMSCLELARSFVYLANHGRDLSGREVISPLQARQINALMMTSGMYDGAGEFAYRVGMPGKSGVGGGIVAIVPDELSIAVWSPELDASGNSLAGTAALELLSQRISRSIF from the coding sequence GTGGTAACTACATTGGATAACGCGTTGCTGGAAGAGATCCTGCAACAGGTGCGCCCGCTGATTGGCCAGGGCAAGGTGGCGGACTATATTCCGGCGCTGGCGGAAGTGGCGTCCGATCGTCTGGCGATCGCCGTTTGCACTGTCGACGGTGAAATGTTCCAGGCCGGTAACGCCACCGAGCGCTTCTCTATTCAGTCAATCTCCAAGGTGCTGAGCCTGACGCTGGCGCTGACACGCTATCAGGAGCACGAGATCTGGCAGCGGGTCGGCAAAGAGCCTTCCGGTCTGCCGTTCAACTCGCTGCTGCAGTTGGAGATGGAGCAGGGCAAGCCGCGCAATCCGTTTATCAACCCCGGTGCGCTGGTGGTGTGCGACATGCTGCAAACCCGGCTCAGTGCCCCCAAACAGCGCATGCTGGAAGTGGTGCGCCAACTGGCCGGAGAAGAAGACCTGGCCTATGATTCGCGGGTCGCCCGTTCCGAGTTTGAACACTCCGATCGCAATGCGGCCATCGCCTATCTGATGAAGTCGTTCGGTAACTTTGAAAACGACGTGCTTACCGTGCTGCAAACCTATTTCCACTACTGTGCGTTGCGGATGAGCTGCCTGGAGCTGGCGCGCAGCTTTGTCTACCTGGCCAATCACGGTCGTGACCTTAGCGGACGCGAAGTGATCAGCCCACTGCAGGCGCGCCAGATTAATGCGCTGATGATGACCAGCGGCATGTACGACGGCGCGGGGGAATTTGCCTATCGCGTGGGCATGCCGGGCAAGTCCGGTGTCGGCGGCGGTATTGTCGCCATCGTCCCCGATGAGCTGTCGATCGCCGTCTGGTCGCCAGAGCTGGATGCCTCCGGTAACTCACTGGCGGGAACTGCGGCGCTGGAACTGTTGTCTCAACGGATTAGCCGTTCGATTTTTTAA
- a CDS encoding Protein of uncharacterised function (DUF2884) — MLKKTGLALLLLTASQAHAEYQCSVKPQDDVIISPQNVQVTGASGNLQISADGDVTRNGQALTLTDSQRQKAFSYQSALRKELPWIDNGAQQHLEKARVALDKVIVKELGSDSNVRNRLTTLNGQLKQQMNRIIEHRSDGLTFHHKAIDQVEQDGRNLVQQSMGGVLQDSLNEMGVKQAANSGGNPLQAIMGNLGGLQKAIQNEWNNQEQDFQNFGHDVCNRVTGLETQRKDLLNALK, encoded by the coding sequence ATGTTAAAGAAAACCGGGTTAGCCTTACTGCTGTTGACTGCTTCACAGGCCCATGCCGAGTATCAGTGCAGCGTTAAACCCCAGGACGACGTGATTATCAGCCCGCAGAACGTGCAGGTGACAGGAGCCAGCGGCAACCTGCAGATTTCAGCGGATGGCGATGTGACCCGCAACGGGCAGGCGTTGACCCTGACTGACAGCCAGCGCCAGAAGGCCTTCAGCTACCAGAGCGCATTGCGTAAGGAACTGCCGTGGATCGACAACGGCGCGCAGCAACATCTGGAAAAAGCGCGTGTAGCGTTGGATAAGGTGATCGTCAAGGAATTAGGCAGCGACAGCAACGTGCGCAACCGCCTGACTACGCTCAATGGCCAGCTCAAACAGCAGATGAACCGCATCATCGAACACCGCAGCGACGGCCTGACCTTCCACCACAAGGCGATTGATCAGGTTGAGCAGGATGGCCGTAATCTGGTGCAGCAGAGCATGGGCGGCGTGTTGCAGGACAGCCTGAACGAGATGGGCGTCAAGCAGGCGGCCAACAGCGGCGGCAATCCGTTGCAGGCGATCATGGGCAATCTGGGTGGCTTGCAAAAAGCGATTCAGAACGAATGGAACAACCAGGAGCAGGACTTCCAGAACTTCGGCCACGACGTGTGTAATCGCGTTACCGGCCTGGAAACTCAGCGCAAAGACCTGCTTAATGCTTTGAAGTAA
- the hemN_3 gene encoding Oxygen-independent coproporphyrinogen-III oxidase yields the protein MLKLPPLSLYIHIPWCVQKCPYCDFNSHALKGEVPHQEYVDHLLADLDADLPLVAGREVSTIFIGGGTPSLLSAEAMQSLLDGVRARIHVVDGAEITMEANPGTVEADRFSGYQRAGVNRISIGVQSFSAEKLTRLGRIHGPEEAKRAAHLATGLGLRSFNLDLMHGLPDQSLEEALDDLRQAIALNPPHLSWYQLTIEPNTLFSSRPPVLPDDDALWDIFERGHELLSAAGYQQYETSAYAKPGYQCQHNLNYWRFGDYLGIGCGAHGKLTFSDGRILRTAKTKHPRGFMQGKYMDKQHEVTTADRPFEFFMNRFRLLEAAPRAEFVNYTGLDESTIRAPLDEALAKGYLEETPEYWQITEKGKLFLNSLLELFLADE from the coding sequence ATGCTTAAGTTGCCTCCGCTGAGTTTGTACATCCATATCCCGTGGTGCGTGCAGAAATGCCCGTACTGCGACTTCAACTCGCATGCGTTAAAGGGCGAAGTCCCGCATCAGGAATATGTTGATCACCTGCTGGCGGATCTGGATGCCGATCTGCCGCTGGTGGCCGGCCGGGAAGTCAGTACCATTTTTATCGGCGGCGGCACCCCCAGCCTGCTGAGTGCCGAGGCGATGCAATCGCTGCTGGACGGCGTGCGGGCGCGCATTCACGTCGTTGATGGCGCAGAGATCACCATGGAGGCCAACCCCGGCACCGTGGAAGCCGATCGCTTCAGCGGCTATCAGCGGGCCGGAGTGAACCGCATTTCTATCGGGGTGCAGAGCTTCAGCGCCGAGAAGTTAACCCGTCTGGGGCGCATACACGGCCCGGAAGAGGCCAAACGCGCAGCGCATCTGGCCACCGGTCTCGGCCTGCGCAGCTTTAACCTCGATCTGATGCACGGCCTGCCGGACCAGTCGCTGGAAGAGGCGCTGGACGATTTGCGCCAGGCGATTGCCCTGAACCCGCCGCACCTGTCGTGGTATCAGCTGACCATCGAACCCAATACCCTGTTCAGCTCACGCCCGCCGGTACTGCCGGACGACGATGCGCTGTGGGATATTTTCGAGCGGGGTCATGAGTTGCTGAGCGCCGCCGGCTATCAGCAGTATGAAACTTCGGCCTATGCCAAGCCGGGCTATCAGTGCCAGCACAACCTCAACTACTGGCGCTTTGGCGACTATCTGGGGATTGGCTGTGGCGCACACGGCAAACTGACCTTCAGCGACGGCCGCATTCTGCGCACCGCGAAAACCAAGCATCCGCGCGGTTTTATGCAGGGCAAGTATATGGACAAGCAGCATGAGGTGACGACGGCGGATCGGCCATTCGAGTTCTTTATGAACCGTTTCCGCCTGCTGGAGGCCGCGCCGCGCGCCGAGTTCGTCAACTACACCGGGCTGGATGAAAGCACTATCCGCGCCCCGCTGGATGAAGCGCTGGCGAAAGGCTATCTGGAAGAAACGCCGGAATATTGGCAGATCACCGAGAAAGGCAAACTGTTCCTGAACTCGCTGCTGGAGCTGTTCCTGGCGGATGAATAG